The following is a genomic window from Malus sylvestris chromosome 12, drMalSylv7.2, whole genome shotgun sequence.
GAAGTAAAAAAACATGGCTGAAACTTCAAAAGTGCTTCTTGAAAAAGCGCTCTTATAAACCAAAAGCAAATTATAAGTTTCTTTACCAAACGTATGGCCAAATATTGATAGGGAAAATGGAGTAAGTGCTAGCTAACACCAGTACGTAATTAGGTGCATAACTTTAATATCAAAGATGATGAAGGACACCAGAGGAGATAGGACCCAGCATTTGAATTAAGGTGCTGAACTGAAGCTAATACCTTCTTCAGCAAGGATGATCTGAATCTCCAGTCGTACTGCAAACATTGTATTTAAAAACATAACTTATTAAGGCTCACCTTAACCGCATCGATCCTTTTGTTATGAATCTCTCTTTATATGACGacaatggtggtggtgatgccCGCGATGGTGGTGGCGATGGCAGTGAGGATGGCGGTGGTGGtgatgaaaatggtggtgaCGGTGGAGGTGATGGTTGTGGAGATAATGAATCTGATAAAGATGGTGGGGTGAAAACATTGGTGTCTGTATCTGCCAACGagtaggaggaggaggaggcggtCTGGCGAAATGAACTGGCGGCTACCGTGACTGAATAGAGGAGGAGGCGGCGGAGATCGACTACGAATGAGATAGGGCAGAGAGGAAGCTGCTCCAGAATGAGTGGCCACATTCATCAACACTAATAACCTCATCAACAACACAAAATACGAAACACCCAATTATACTAAGCTCTGTTGCAAATACAAGAAGCCAACACACACTTCTTATAACCAAAGGACAATTTGTCAAACCTATGGCTGGAAAGCTCTATCTAACTCGAGCAACTTACATGGTACAGGACGTCTTCCCTGTTATGGAAGCACTCCTTATTAACTGATCGATcagacaaaaaataatttccACACAACCTAATGGAAAAATAGAGTTTCACACAAATGTAAAAATTGGAAAAGGAATAAATTCTGTATAGGTTGCACAATGCCAATACCCAAATGCAATCTTTCTATTAAATTTTCCGCGAATTTCAGCACTTTATCACAATCCAACGCACTAAACTACACTTTTTAAAAACGATGAATTCAACTAAATTACTTGGTACTTAATTAGTTTCAAAAGCTAAAAATTTGGATCTAAGAAGGATACCAAACAACTGTACTTATCTCATCACCCTAAACTAAACACAAACCATTCCTAGTTACAGATTACAGATACAATACAATACAAGGATGTAGAAAAGCATATTCCAAGTTGAAGATCCACTTTGCCATAACATCTTGCGAGCAACGAGTGATATTTGCAACAAGTTCCACCTTCAAAGAATAATTGAAGAATCATCATAGCTTCATCACTCTCACCCACCGCTGCAGCAAAAACGTAAAAGTTATTGACAAAGTCTTCAGGTCAGGCTATTCACAGTCGTTATTATTAAGCGAAAAAGATGGCATCACACACGCCATATATTATCATGTTTAACGCATCCTGACCATTATCATTAGGTTACTAAAAATCGGATACTAGAGCTAGGGTATGCTATGCTTGTCAAAAAGAACTAGGATATGCTAATAAATCCACATATGACAAATATCATTTACAACAGTCTCCTTTTCCTCTAtaaggactttttttttttttctttcaaccaaGAAGTTTTGGGGCATCGATTCTCACCAATGTTTGCATTACTCAAGCCCAAAGCCTCGCTTCCGCTTTGTGTGCTCCCCTCTAGGCTGAACGCTGCCCTACcgttgcatttttttttaaaccaagtAAGAACAATCTATTATAGTTCCATTACATGTCCAGTCCACAACCACAAAATTCTATGCAGCCTTGTAGTAATGCCTTTGATTAAAATGACCCAACCTCAAATCAAATATTACATCCAactacacaaaacacaaaaccagATTTACAGATAAATCcgattttgtttttgtgccAAAAACTGAACACATTTTTGTACTACAAGCAATTGAATTatgtataattaaaaaatatgttcATAAGGCAGGGTAAGAAAGACTAAGATACAAGTAGAGACAAACACTAGTGATGTAGTACAACggaaaaatagaaaacaaaattacGTGTAAAATTGTTATATTTTagctttttttattgaaattactCTTCAAGGCCATGCGTACAAATAAAATCAGAATGAAACTTGACCTTCTAAAATATTAAGTGATTGATCAGACTAGTTAAACTAGATTGACTTCACACAATTATTATAATGGAAGCCATGTGTGCATGCACTTGTTTCATACAAGTCCGAGTGAAGAAACTTCATACCTTAGAAGGTGCACCAGGTTGAGGTCTCAAACCTCCAGAATAAGGTTGGCTGTGGCTGCCGACTCCCTTGTGCTTAATGGGACTTATTTGCTCCTTGTTATTAGATGTCAATGCCCCTTTATTAGAGGTCTCATTGAGGTTAGCAGATGGCATTGTATCCTCTTCAACAGATTGACCCTTTAATGGAAGGGTCGTTACAGATGTCTGTGCATCTTGAACTTTCTTGGAGAACTGTGTAGCTGCAGCACGGGCACCAGCTATGGCTGCAGTGAGACTCGATGATATCTCAACTTCAGATGTTCTAGATACAGGGACATGCACAGAGATAGATCCTGGTTTCAATGAAAATGGATCTTGTGGATTTGGAAGTGGAAACTTTACTGGAAGGGGACTATTAACTGGGGAAAGACCTCTAATTGCACCTTCATATATCTGAGACGGGTAAGTAAGTAAGTTAGGTCCATTAAAAACAgtagcagagagagagagagagtaaatttTTGTGCACAATACGCACCTTCTTTTCCAAGTTATAGACTCCTTGGTAGCCACGCATCTCAAATGGAACTAACAGTTTCTGCAATAATTGAAGGAATAAAAGCTTAACAATATCTGATTTGTACTTCTTCCAAATCATAGAATTTGCCAGAAATGGAGCAATGCAAAAATAATACACACCTGTGGTTGCTCACAAAGCCAACACATATCAGTTAATGCTTCCAGCCTCACCTGCATGTGAACTAAATCAGTCAGAGCTTAATCAACAGTCTCAGAACCCATGAAACCATCACAATATCATGAATCAAACAGTCATTAGTAAAAAGGTAGCCCACCCCTTCAGGTACCATCTCCCAGGATGCAAGTTCTTCTCGTCTAAGACATCCAACCACTTCGACACACCCTATCTCAAAGATGAAACCATAATTTGTCAAAATTTGTCTGTGTGTGATGTCTAGAGAAAACCACCTAAGCAAGGAAGACAAAAATGAAATAGTTTCGTTCTTTTAAGTTGAATTAAGATTGATCAAAAAGAGCACGCAACCGCCTCACCCTCAGAATGTTATTTATCCTCCCTGACCAAACACTGGAGATAAATTCATTGGGAAGAAACTCAAGATGTATTTATGCAACACATGcacaaaaacaagaaacatgCATCAAACAAAGTACCAAACTTGGAATACCTAAAAGTCTTGAAACCGGATAATGTTCTGGAAATTTAAGATCCGTGATTCCATCAACTGCATAAATTTCCCTGTAAAATTCTTCCATTGCTTTAATAGTAGCCTCATCAGGAACCTTACCAGCGGCATGAATCCAAAGACGGCCTTCAAAAGACAAATTCAAGGATTTAGAAAAATGCACATCTCAGtcaaaattaaaataaccaTAACAAGAAGAATCCAATAACAactatcacaacaaaaaaaaaatatcaaaactgaagaaaaaaaggaataaCTGAACTAACACTTGATATTCCGCATTCAAATTTAACCGACGAATCAATCTTTTGCTCAGAAATCAAACTCTTATAAGTCAAAAACTTGCTTCTCTAAAAAAATAAGATCCAAACTTTGCAGCTTACTTAAAGTTTCTACTTGTTCAGTTCCCAGCTAACAAAAATTCTAACACTCCCACTTAACGAACTAGCTAGCAAATAACAGACCACATTctcaaaagttcaaaactttATACTCCAACATCAAAAAGATAAGATTAAACCAAAAGTGTATCAGAAATTTGAACTGAATTCGGAGATTTTAAGGTAAatttctcactctctcacttTAAGAACTAGCTAGTAAATAACAGACCACATTCTCATAAGTTCAAAACTTTATGCTCCCACAGCAGAAAAACATAAGATTAACTCAAAAGGGTATCagaaatttgaattgaattcGAAGATTTTAAGGTAAATTTTAACATTCCCACTTTGCGTGGTAGCTAGTTAATACCGGACCACATTCTCAGAAGCTCAAAACTTTACacttcaacaacaaaaaacataagattaaaccaacatggtatcagaatTTTGAACTGAATTCGAAGAATTTAAGGTTGAAACCTCTGATAGGGGAAGGCCAGGACCTGCCCTCGACGCGCTTGATGCCATAAACCAGTAAAGAAGCCCATGGTTGGTGCATAGTCAAACATGGGTTTCTGTAATTCCCAGAAGAAGcatgtcctcctcctcctcctcctcctcttctcatCTCTGAGATTCTTCAGATGGGATTTCGGCCGTTTGATCTGATTCTCGCGCCGCTTTTTCAGTTAACTGGAAAAAGGTTCTGTATTGACGACTTTCTAGCGACGGTGGTAAAtaaggaggcagattgtctgcccttcccaTTTCCTCGTATTCGTGTGGTCAtgattaaatcacgtcaacattttatgttcttattattttttatgttattatttctataaaaaaattaatataaaatattaacgtagtTTAACTGTGACCGTACAAAATAGAAAGGGATGGAAGAAGCTCTGGTAAATAATGAATGTGTTTCGATCGGTCAATTTGGTGACAGGTGTCAATTACACGTGTGAGGATAGAAATTTAACACTGTAAATCCATTAACCCACGCAAGATTCAATGGTTGACGATGACTCTCTTATGTGCAAAGCGCATATTAATTTTAAcgattttttaataaattatttaaaattagcAAACGAAGAAAAACACAAAGACCAATTTTGCCAAACTGAAAACATGGAATCAAATTGCGCGGTAGGGTAAAAGTAAGGGAATTAGGCGTCTAGGGAGTTTTGTTCATGGGTAGTTTCGTCATTTTACTGTAGATTGTGAAGGTAAAAAAACGGTTGTTGAACATCAAAACGGGAAAGGATCCTATCCGGATCCCATAAGTTGCCTGCAAAACTTACCTCCAGCACATCAACGAAGCCATcgcagcttcttcttcttcctcaaacagGTCCGCGAAGCCACGGTCGCAACCTTGCCTCAAACAAGAGAGTGAAGACATCGATCCCGACGACATCGTGTCTTCTTTAAAGTAGGCTGTTGCCGTGTCACCACCGTGTCTTGTGTTGCAGACTCTATGAGTCAACCACGACTTGAGAATGCTCCGCCTACTttaatggagaagaagaaacgtTGTCGTACTTGCGAGTGTGCAGTTTGCCTTCGGAAGGCCTGCAACGACATTCTATGCCCCTACTGGAATAGGGTTCCGGCTGGCGTGACTAGTGTTGGCGAGGGCTCTGAAATAGCTTGTGTGCGCCGTCTTCGCAATGATAATATGTGTGGGCACAATATGGCGTATGCTCGCGCCCTTTTCTTTGGTGATTGTtttaaccaaggaagaaaatattggtaatatcggaaatatcggtagtccgaaaacacggaaatatcgatggaaatatcgggataatatcgatatcgataaaaattacatggaaaccacggaaattgtaagaaaaacttggaaatttttaatgaaactttgtaggatgtttatttagtcaattatctattagtttatcacaaaaaattggaaggaaatgcattgcatgatggatttaactgatttaagttgattatatagcgagctggcatacattgtgagtgtagaaaatatgtagtaattaatgaaagaagtttaaacacaccataatcatttatatataattaattagtacaatatttggaggttttatttaggatattaaaaaaaaaagggaagtgaataaaatgatgaagaataatgtgccgaatttgacactttaaatttcttacacataagaataagactaaactttaatttggatgccgattatgttttttcaagtttatataaagtaaaagaattgaattttggaagccaggagtgtgtcaattgaattttggccggcgtgcaaggtatcaatctcttcgtctcgtcgagtagtacaactttcctttttgtttcactcaatttcgttgagtattgaaaaagttatactcatttgaatcttacccagtttccggcgacctcagtggctttcgaggaaatttccggccaaaccacaatgagtcagacgtcgtgtgaggtaccattctcttcgtctcttcgagggctacaactttcctttttgtttcactcaatttcgttgcgtattgaaaaagttatactcatttaaATATTACCCAATTTCtggcgacctcagtggctttcgaggcaatttccggccaaaccaaggcgagttggccggcgtgcaaggcatcaatctcttcgtctcgtcgagtagtataactttcctttttgtttcactcaatttcgttgagtattaaaaaagttatactcatttgaatcttacccagtttccggcgatctcagtgactttcgaggcattttccggccacaccacgacgattcagacgtcgtgtgaggtaccattctcttcttctctttgagggctacaactttcgtttttgtcttgcttgatttcgttgatttttgacaaagttatggccgtttaaagtgggtgtaaaTTTTCGGCCGAAATTCTGATTTTCTCCTATTGggagagtcccacatcgcccatgcttgctcactgccctcgcAATTTTTCCTATAAAATCCACATTCCCCTGCTCAGTAAGCCATATCTTGTACGCCCTTTGGGCTATGATCAAGTGATGAATGTGTTGagttttctcaacatatttaagtattttttagtaTTATGTGTCCATATTATCGATAATTTTGAAAATATCGTAATATTATTATTGATAATACtccgatattttgacgaaaatcatttggatagttaaaaaaatatcggatctctaaaaaaacgataatatccgTGATATtttgccgatattatcgattttttcttccaTGGTTTTAACTATGGCCACGATATTTTTGACTGCCCGATACAAGATGTGGGAGCTAAGTCGAACCATGACTCCATCTAGACGTATTGTATTACCACCCTCCCGTATCGCACAAGTCACCGGAATTATCCATTGTAAAATAATAACCGCGTATGAGCCTGTGGAAGCTGAGGATTTCCTGTAGAGGTGAATGTTCTGCGTAATTTTCTCTTTAGTATTTTAGATGCATGCTACAATGCTTCTCTCGATCTCATGCTGCAGATTGTTGGTTATTGTGTTACAATTCATATTTGGTGAGTTCTAAATATTTCCACTGTACGGATTATATATGGAGTGGATACCATATTTTTTATACAAGATTTGACACAAAGTCTTAATACTGGTTTGGTACttaggtgcttttataaaaaaaagtgagtataaaaaaaaaaaaaaactgacctaaaaaatgtgtttggtaaacacttaaaaacaacttattttcacaattttaggtgaaaaaaaaactgaaaacgtgaagcagcaaaaatgagcttattctcacagcacagcagaaacagttttttttcaaagcacagcaataccaaaccagccctaaccAGGCCCGGCCAAAGCGCAGTGCAACAGGGGCAATTGTCCAGGGCCCAAAGTTGAATGGGgcacccaaaaaacaaaatccaaataattaggtataaaaaaaaaatttgtccaaagcccaaaataaaggTTGTAGGCGATAACTTGTCCAGATTTTGGGGATtaaaaatcaatataacatAAAGGGTATCTGAAGGGGACAAGTCGTCCAGGTTTTGGGCATGGAGGAGAGGCATAAGATTCAAGTTTTTCAAAGGGAGCTCCCTCTCTGCTTGGAGCTTGTCACCCAACTGCCTAAGCCCAAGGTACTACGGAGAACACAAACGCTTCTTAAATTTCAGCTTAATTTTTGTGTTCTAAGTCGGAAGCTTCGTTTCTTTTGCTTGAATTGTTCTGGTTTCTGTTTTCAAAATTGGGGTTTTTTTGTAGCTATTGAGAGGTGCAAGCAGCAGATTTCAGATGCAACCGCAAATTACCTGCATGGACAATCTAAGTGTTCTGAGCAGACTTCAAGTGAGGGGCATGTTTTTGAGGAATTCATTCCATTAACACGGATTTCATACAACTCCAGATGCACCACTCGAAGAGGTATAAAAAAAAGACTCCACCTTCATCAATTTTAGTAAATTTTGTGACTGCCCTTTTGTTTGGTTGCTTATAAAATTTGAGGTGAAGAAGTGGAAAGTATTGATTTTTAGGTGTAGGGTAATGGCAGGAGGAGCAAGTTAAAGGCTATAGTGATGGAGATGAAGAGAAATGGGGTGCTTTTCAGCCTttccaaaggaaaaaaaaagcattggAAAGACAAATTGACCAGTGGCTAAAGAACCTTCTTCGGCTCCGGCTACTAGTTCCACCACGGACACCGTGAGTGGAGACAGTGGTGGgaacaacaagaacaaagaGAAAGATGGACAGGGAGACGAAGGCGAAACTGGTCACCGGAGTTGCACCGCCGGTTCTTGCATGCTCTTCTCTTCAACAACTTGGTGGTTCACATGGTATGCAGTTGAGATTAATTTAGTGGGATATGTTATTTTATATGATTggatgaatatgtgattggattAGGATGTATTGGATGTGTTTAATGCGTTCTGCGTATATGTGATTTTCCATCTGTTTTTAATCATAATTTGGTTGATGTGAAAAATTTTGCACATACATATAGAAATTGGAAGGCATTTTGCATGCTACtagtgatgattttttttacacatACATGTGATTAACCTcgcaaaatatttattttaaacatATGTTTACTAAAAAGGGCACATTTTGGACTTTCGCACTGGGCACCAAAAAACTCAGGACCGGCCCTGGCCCTAACCATTGGATTATCCCACTATCAATGGTTGAGATTTAGCATGACAATTGCGTAAAACTCACCTGAATACTCTAGTTCTATTTGTTGTGTTTGTTTGATGATTTCCAGTGACTTTATCAAGTTGGATATTGTCCTTGACATAGTAACCAGCAGCTGTGCTTCCATCTCCGGACGTGATACTATGATTGCAAAGCATATCTGCCTT
Proteins encoded in this region:
- the LOC126594315 gene encoding uncharacterized protein LOC126594315 isoform X1 translates to MRRGGGGGGGHASSGNYRNPCLTMHQPWASLLVYGIKRVEGRSWPSPIRGRLWIHAAGKVPDEATIKAMEEFYREIYAVDGITDLKFPEHYPVSRLLGCVEVVGCLRREELASWEMVPEGVRLEALTDMCWLCEQPQKLLVPFEMRGYQGVYNLEKKIYEGAIRGLSPVNSPLPVKFPLPNPQDPFSLKPGSISVHVPVSRTSEVEISSSLTAAIAGARAAATQFSKKVQDAQTSVTTLPLKGQSVEEDTMPSANLNETSNKGALTSNNKEQISPIKHKGVGSHSQPYSGGLRPQPGAPSKGSVQPRGEHTKRKRGFGLE
- the LOC126594315 gene encoding uncharacterized protein LOC126594315 isoform X2 — translated: MRRGGGGGGGHASSGNYRNPCLTMHQPWASLLVYGIKRVEGRSWPSPIRGRLWIHAAGKVPDEATIKAMEEFYREIYAVDGITDLKFPEHYPVSRLLGCVEVVGCLRREELASWEMVPEGVRLEALTDMCWLCEQPQKLLVPFEMRGYQGVYNLEKKIYEGAIRGLSPVNSPLPVKFPLPNPQDPFSLKPGSISVHVPVSRTSEVEISSSLTAAIAGARAAATQFSKKVQDAQTSVTTLPLKGQSVEEDTMPSANLNETSNKGALTSNNKEQISPIKHKGVGSHSQPYSGGLRPQPGAPSKRWVRVMKL